The following coding sequences are from one Paenibacillus sp. FSL R5-0912 window:
- the rph gene encoding ribonuclease PH translates to MRSNGRQEDQLRPLTITTGTNKYAEGSVIIEMGDTKVICTATVDEKVPPFLKGQGKGWVTAEYSMLPRATQTRNQREAARGKLTGRTMEIQRLIGRALRSVVNLQALGERSITLDCDVIQADGGTRTASITGAFVAMAFAINKLALQHKLAVFPITDYLAAISVGVVGDRTLLDLNYEEDSKAKVDMNVVMTGGGAFVEVQGTGEERPFTRQELDQLLGLGEKGIYELIAVQQEVLGPIALKIPSGQSGQEV, encoded by the coding sequence ATGAGATCAAACGGGCGCCAAGAAGACCAGCTCCGGCCGCTGACGATAACCACTGGGACCAATAAATATGCAGAGGGCTCTGTCATTATTGAGATGGGAGATACCAAAGTCATCTGCACGGCAACCGTGGATGAGAAAGTTCCGCCGTTTCTGAAAGGACAAGGCAAAGGCTGGGTCACTGCCGAATATTCCATGCTTCCCCGGGCCACCCAGACCCGTAACCAGCGCGAAGCAGCACGCGGCAAGCTTACCGGGCGGACGATGGAAATTCAGCGTCTGATCGGACGGGCACTGCGTTCCGTAGTGAATCTGCAGGCGCTGGGCGAACGCAGTATTACGCTGGATTGCGATGTGATTCAGGCAGACGGGGGGACACGGACAGCTTCGATTACGGGCGCTTTTGTAGCGATGGCCTTTGCCATTAATAAGCTTGCGCTGCAGCACAAGCTGGCGGTATTTCCGATTACGGATTACTTGGCGGCGATCAGCGTCGGTGTCGTCGGCGACAGAACGCTGCTCGATCTGAACTATGAAGAGGATTCCAAGGCGAAGGTTGATATGAATGTGGTTATGACCGGCGGCGGTGCGTTTGTTGAAGTGCAGGGTACCGGCGAAGAGCGGCCGTTTACACGCCAGGAGCTTGACCAGCTGCTGGGTCTGGGCGAGAAGGGGATCTACGAGCTGATCGCCGTTCAACAA